The segment AGCTACTCCAACTAGTGAGAGCAGTACATTACTGGAGTAGTCATCTCCATTTTTTACTATGTTGtaagaacttaaaaaaaaaaaaaaagatattaccTTCCTAGTTATTACTGGAGTAGTCATCTCCATCTTTTCTCCAACAGACTGGACTTTACGAGTAACAACAGGAGTGGTCATCTCCATTTTCTCATTTACCGTGTTCTGTTGCAAACCAAAAGTATCAAAACAACATTCAAATCAAACAGAGatgcagcaaaaaaaaaatactcaaaaaagGAAGTGCTTGTATTGATACACTACCTTACCAAAGAGGTACTCAGCTAAGACATTAAAAGACCTGGAAGCACCATAGAAGTCAAATCCAGTTCCCCCTGGCATTGTAGTCTCGGCCACATAATAAGGCTGTTCCAAAAAAAGGATTCAACTTTAAAACAGAGACCATGTTTTTGAAACAGACTGTTTCAGAACATTCCAATAGTTCACAAGCTTTAAAACAGAGACTATGTTTTTAAAACAGAGAAtgtgagtgagtgagtgaggGAGTGAAAGAACAACAACCTCGACTTCTCTGATCTCGTATCGATCTGTCCTGCTTAGAACTCTGAAGTTCATAGTCTCGAGATCCGGAACTACATAAAAACCCGAGCTTTTCCAAAAGTTTAGATAAAAAGATCACAAATCAAGAACAGAACATAATAAGAAGCTACAAAACTAACCAGACATGAAGGTTTCTTCAAGGTTCGAGCTATTGAATCTCTTCGGAAACACATACTTCGCAGTCTCCACAGCCAAATCAGccaaaactaattaataaaaaaaaacaaagaggtTTCACTGTGACGTTCAGTTACAGAATAGAGGCAGTTGGAAATCAGTGGAAAGACAGGAAACATTTACGGCGCTGAGAAACAGAGGAGGCCTGGGAGGCGAGAGCGAGAACGAGAGAAACTCTAGCTTCGGTTGCGGACAGATCCCGACTCTGCCGCCTAGCCGCAGCGGTTCTGACGCCGGAGCAAAGGACAGAGCATCTCCTCTGTTTACGGTTCGGATAAGAACAACAGAACAGAGAAAGAGATGATCCAATGGAGCtcatcattcttcttcttcttcttcccaatCGCGACCCCCAACACCGAATGTTTCccggaaaaaaagaaaaaaatatttattttgttgaaaaatattaaCGACCGCTcgattttttctttctattagTAACCGTTTTCCGGTCTACATACCGTACCGGTTATATACCAAAGTCACTAACCGAGTTAAAAGAGGAGTAGCTGACTCTTGTTATCTTATAGGATGGATCTCTTGTGTTAACTCTTTCTCTagctctgttttctttttgtctggATCGCTTGATGAATCTACAGATGATGCGGAGAAAGACACTATTCTGCGTTCAGCTTTCTCCACGTCACGCAGAGTTAATTTCTTTAGTCATATAATCTACCGGTTCAATTAACCTTGATATAGTTCTAGGTGTTGGAGGATTACCAAAGGTTGGTTATATACataaaatctatcttcttttcacTCGGTGAGGTCTttaaatgtgtgtgttttttttcttctttttgtaggGAAGAATGGTTGAGGTTTACGGAAAAGACAACTCTAGCTCTTCATATCATCAAGGAAGCTTCTATATTTCTTTGAGTTTACAGTTTTGATACTGATCCTTACCAGGCTATTACGCTAATCTTGATGTGGAGAATGCCCTGGATCCTACTCTAGCAGAGTCACAGACCTGACTCTTCTTACTGAAAATATGCTTAACCCAGAGTCGTTCAGTAGACGTAATTGCGGTTGACTCTGTATGTTCTTATTCATACAAATGTGTTCATAATACTAGAAGTGGGATGCTGCTCTTGTCTCTCAATGTGAAATTGATGTTCCTCTTAGGAGAAAAGATAAATAGACAGACAATCAATGATAATGACACAAGCGCTCAGGAAAAAAAATACGACAACCGTTGAGTATGTAATTAAGAAAAAGACTAGTCATCACAGGTTAAATTAACTTCACTGTGGACAGTTCCATCTTCCATCCTAATCCAAGACTTAATCCGAAAAGGCACTTCAGAAATCTCCAGAATCCTTGATCCTCTTGGCCAATTTCCATATCCACCATAACCGGTGTGCCTCGCAAAGCAAAGCCACAGCTTGTCTTTGTATGGACAGCACCAGTCTAGTCCATGGTTGTGTCCTACAAACACAGCcttacattaaaaaaaagagatcaaTCTTTGTggcatatttctatattttttttttttttaattagtagtTACCTTAACCGAAGATCTGTTCTCAAGAACTCTCATCATACCATTTTCAGCTTCTTGAGCAGCGACTCTCTCTTTGTTGATTGATCCGACGCAAGGTCTAGTTATCCATAACCGTGGAGCTACTTTCTTGTATGCTTTACTAGGTATGTGCCAAAATATCAACTCCGGGATACTGCACGAAACGTACATACgttatttgatttttcaaatgctctgatataaatttttaatgtttttgacTCCTACCTCAAATCAGGATTAAGAGTATTGGACTTGGTTTTAAACCACTCCACTTGAGCATTTGATATAACCTCCGGGTATGAACCACCACCCGAGTCAAGAAAGTACAGCAACGCGACGACTCGTTTCGAACCATCAGATGATACCACGGGAATGACATAGTTAGTTACGCTTGGCCACAGCTCCTTAGGACCAATGGCTGAGTACGAGAGTGCACTGGATGCTTTTAGCTCTTCTTGAATCAGTTCCACTCGCGTTGTTCCTCTAAAACCGCATCcatcataatcatcatcatcaccaaagAAGGAGGAGTTTGATACTGAGGGACAGAGAATGGGAGGGACACCAGAGGAAGAGAACCAATCCAAAGGCCAAACGAAAGAAGCGTCATCATGGTTACCAAAGAGACTGGTCCATGGGATGTTTCTGTCTCTTGTAGGTGAGATTGCTTTGTCCCAAAACAAGCTTGCGTTATGGACTGCTATGTTGTTAGCTGTTACTACATCTCCCAAGTACACCACAAAATCTGTTTGTTATTACTTCAAAACAAAACtgttatgtaaatatatatatatatatagaagagcATATAATTAATGAGAGTTTTAAAGAGTTGACCTGGAGTTTCAGCGTCAAGAACAGTAGACATAACGTTAACAGAGTTTGCATCTTGACGTGGACCCCAATCAGTCCACGTGTCTTCACCGAAGTGGAGGTCTGCAAAGATTGCGATCTTGAACGGTGATCCCTCTCGGACCCGGAGACTACTCCTCGCCGCCGTCGCCGTTGATGGTATGCTTAGCTCCCATTCTTCAGCTGAGATTAATGGAAGAGATAGAACTGTGAAGATCAGAAGTGAGGAGGATGTTTTCATATTATTCAAGAATCAAGACGATCGAACAGAACAAAGTTTGTGTGTCTTTTGATCTTCTTTCATCGAATAGATATGGTGCGCGTTGCGACAAACAATATGTTCCTTTTTATGTAACCAAGTTAGTTTGGACATTTCGGTTTATTAGACGGTTCCGTTCGGCTTTGGTTAAGAAAGGGACTGATTAATACAAGTTCGATCGATATTTGTTGATTTGGTCGGTTatctttttggtttattttgctAATCCCAAATTTTGATAAACCGGTTTAACTAGAAGTTGGTGGTGTAGTTGACGTTTATTAATGGGTATTTTTTGGGTGTATATTCCTTTGCGTCGATATAAAAGCATATTCACGGAATATTTCGATACTCTCTTTTTCTCATGTGACGGTTACAATAAGCCTTTAGGAAAGGCTTCTCCTGTTTTTAAGATGAATGAACCAAATAATCAATtggtaattaaaaaaagaaaagtgaaGTATAAAACAATTGAACCTCTGTAAGATCACTTCAATGAGCCTCTTTGGTTAAGATTAAGTATCACAAATTTACCTAAGACCACGTAATGATAACATTCCAAAAACCTAACGGTACGAGAAATAGTTCTTAGCCTTTTACCAAAAGAAATAGTTCTTAGCATTGCAAAATTTGTAAGTATCGGCgtctttttctaatttcttAGTATACCTAAACTGATTTACAAATTGCTTTTAGAACATCCATTGTCGATTTACTTGATTTTAAAGTtgataaaaagaacaaaaaggtAACGTACAAGTTGCGGTCCCTTCCGTGAGAACAGTGGCGACTTAACGGGGGACTCGGATCAAGGTCCCTTCCGTGAGAATGGTGGCGACTTAACGGGGGAGCTCAGTTGCGGTCCCTTCCGTGAGAACAGTGGCGACTTAACGGGGGCTCGGATCAAGGACTTGTTGGTTCACCCAACTACCCGCACGCAGCCAACCCAAggatcattttttttgtttcacctTAGTGGCTCGGATCAGGGGAATTGTCGGGTTCGCCCACAACTCCCGCACGCAGCCTAAGGGAAACTCCCTGTGGATTTACTCAACGTAACGATGTTACGATTTTAAGGGCTCACGTAGAAGAGAACTCACAACTGTACATTACCTTTAGAGCCTCCACTAGGATGACAAGCTTACGTTACCAAGCTCGGcgataaatatattgttttcttcACTATATATGTAACTTCATTGCTTTTGCTTCTTTCGATGTGGGATTAGCTAGGACAAataaattgttaatatttttggaaattgaATAGGTCTTTATCTCGTAATTGAAATTGATTAcgtaatatatttaaataaagtcTCAATATTTTCCTTCTTTACTCCTCtgtagtattttatttttaaaatgtgaaTATTAGTCCACGATGATCCTTCTCCCTCTTAAGTAAAAACCTATTTGATCACATTGCCTAATTACGAGAGACCTCCCCACATATGCAATCAGAATGATCTTCTGCAATGGAACAGCTAAGATCTCCGCTCATAACTAGAACCAGAAATACTGAATTATCGCCAAAGAGAATCGTGGTCTGAAAGGAGAAAGATACGTAAAATCAATGTTGGAGATTGTCACTGCATGAAGCGAAAGGTTTTATATCAGGTACATAACTTGCACCAGATCCCGTCTATTTTAAGGTATGTATGTTGCGTCATAAGCTTGATGTTTTTGTTAGTTGACGCCACGTTTCGTGTTTCACTGTAATGGAGGTGTTACTGTAAAGGCACAAATACAATATGTAGTCATGTTGTCCCATGCAGGACCTGATGTCCCATGCAGGACCTGATGTCCCATGCATAGTAGTCGTCATCTCCCATCTCGGGTTTATTCAAGTTAtatgttgtttcttttgttCACGTTCTTTTATCTGAACCCTTTTAACTTTTGATCTCAGATTTATTTTGGAGAAATCATTGTTATACACAAAATTTACCACTTTTCTGTTTCTTATCATTCGTTTTTGGTAGTTTCATTGAACGTCTGTGTCTTAGACTCTTAGTGTAGCTTTTCATCATGTTAGTTCCCTGGAAAGTGCAAGCCAGAATAAACATGTTTAAGCGTGTTCTTGCCTTCTTGGGCCATAAACATGTTTAACCGAGATCGCCTCTAAGTGATTAGAATATGGTCTAACTGACGAAGTCATACTGAACTCTTTGCCTTTGAAGAAAATGGTCTAACTGACGCCATTGTCACCACTAACCACATGCACTGGCTATGCATGCAAACACAATGAGATCACGGGATGGCCTAGAAGTAAACCAACTTTGGAATCCCAAAAATTCTAGCCATGTGTCTTGTTGATGAAATTCGTTTCCGATAAAGTTTagaaacaaatcacaaaaataCAAAGTAACTTTAAAATACAATGAACTTTGGAGTCACGAGAAAGAGATAGGGCTAAAAGCAGCAACGATACACGTGTGATAAGTTTCGTAGTAGTTTGTTATCACAGCTTCATGGACTATATACATTAAGCTTAGCTTGCAAAAGAAACCATCTACTTAAGCTTCAATACAATCATTCCAGTTCTCTAAAATGGCAACCAAACTTAACCTCATTGTTTTCTCCATTGTTATGTTACACCTTCTTATGTCTGTCCAAATGCATGTAAGTAATGTTTCACAGACGCTCTTTCTATTTTATGATCTATGTAAATACTTATCTCGATTCTTCACTAATTCATCCAACTTTAATTGATTTCCGTCCTGTGTTTTCACAGCCAATACACTCTAAGTCACCTGCTCCACAACCACATCCACCACAGTCTCAACCGCATCACAATAGCTCTCCAGTGAGTTTCTCATCAAAAAATGACTTTCATGAAATCCAAAAAACCCTTTATGATATGCATTGAGTCTTCTTGTTTAATTTTGACAGAACGGTACCACTGAAGGCAGTCTTCAGCTCCAAGGTACACCAATAATTAGAATAATTTATCTGTGGtgaattcaaaatttaatcCCATTTCACTACTATACTATAGAATGTGGGCCAAGGTGTGGACATAGATGCTCGAATACACAATACAAGAAGCCATGTTTGTTCTTCTGCAAAAAATGTTGTACCAAGTGCTTGTGTGTTCCTCCAGGTACGTATGGCAACAAGCAAGTCTGTCCTTGCTACAACAACTGGAAGACTAAGCTTGGTGGACCAAAATGCCCTTGATT is part of the Raphanus sativus cultivar WK10039 chromosome 5, ASM80110v3, whole genome shotgun sequence genome and harbors:
- the LOC108860601 gene encoding gibberellin-regulated protein 13 isoform X1 codes for the protein MATKLNLIVFSIVMLHLLMSVQMHPIHSKSPAPQPHPPQSQPHHNSSPNGTTEGSLQLQECGPRCGHRCSNTQYKKPCLFFCKKCCTKCLCVPPGTYGNKQVCPCYNNWKTKLGGPKCP
- the LOC108857680 gene encoding heme-binding-like protein At3g10130, chloroplastic, which produces MMSSIGSSLSLFCCSYPNRKQRRCSVLCSGVRTAAARRQSRDLSATEARVSLVLALASQASSVSQRLLADLAVETAKYVFPKRFNSSNLEETFMSVPDLETMNFRVLSRTDRYEIREVEPYYVAETTMPGGTGFDFYGASRSFNVLAEYLFGKNTVNEKMEMTTPVVTRKVQSVGEKMEMTTPVITRKGKDQTQWQMSFVMPSKYGSDLPLPKDPSVKIQEVPRKIVAVLAFSGYVTDEEIEKREQELRRALQNDKKFRVRDGVSVEVAQYNPPFTLPFTRRNEVSLEVESKEY
- the LOC108860691 gene encoding probable inactive purple acid phosphatase 16 isoform X3; this translates as MKTSSSLLIFTVLSLPLISAEEWELSIPSTATAARSSLRVREGSPFKIAIFADLHFGEDTWTDWGPRQDANSVNVMSTVLDAETPDFVVYLGDVVTANNIAVHNASLFWDKAISPTRDRNIPWTSLFGNHDDASFVWPLDWFSSSGVPPILCPSVSNSSFFGDDDDYDGCGFRGTTRVELIQEELKASSALSYSAIGPKELWPSVTNYVIPVVSSDGSKRVVALLYFLDSGGGSYPEVISNAQVEWFKTKSNTLNPDLSIPELIFWHIPSKAYKKVAPRLWITRPCVGSINKERVAAQEAENGMMRVLENRSSVKDTTMD
- the LOC108860691 gene encoding probable inactive purple acid phosphatase 16 isoform X1 — encoded protein: MKTSSSLLIFTVLSLPLISAEEWELSIPSTATAARSSLRVREGSPFKIAIFADLHFGEDTWTDWGPRQDANSVNVMSTVLDAETPDFVVYLGDVVTANNIAVHNASLFWDKAISPTRDRNIPWTSLFGNHDDASFVWPLDWFSSSGVPPILCPSVSNSSFFGDDDDYDGCGFRGTTRVELIQEELKASSALSYSAIGPKELWPSVTNYVIPVVSSDGSKRVVALLYFLDSGGGSYPEVISNAQVEWFKTKSNTLNPDLSIPELIFWHIPSKAYKKVAPRLWITRPCVGSINKERVAAQEAENGMMRVLENRSSVKAVFVGHNHGLDWCCPYKDKLWLCFARHTGYGGYGNWPRGSRILEISEVPFRIKSWIRMEDGTVHSEVNLTCDD
- the LOC108860601 gene encoding gibberellin-regulated protein 13 isoform X2; this translates as MKRKVLYQPIHSKSPAPQPHPPQSQPHHNSSPNGTTEGSLQLQECGPRCGHRCSNTQYKKPCLFFCKKCCTKCLCVPPGTYGNKQVCPCYNNWKTKLGGPKCP
- the LOC108860691 gene encoding probable inactive purple acid phosphatase 16 isoform X2, yielding MKTSSSLLIFTVLSLPLISAEEWELSIPSTATAARSSLRVREGSPFKIAIFADLHFGEDTWTDWGPRQDANSVNVMSTVLDAETPANNIAVHNASLFWDKAISPTRDRNIPWTSLFGNHDDASFVWPLDWFSSSGVPPILCPSVSNSSFFGDDDDYDGCGFRGTTRVELIQEELKASSALSYSAIGPKELWPSVTNYVIPVVSSDGSKRVVALLYFLDSGGGSYPEVISNAQVEWFKTKSNTLNPDLSIPELIFWHIPSKAYKKVAPRLWITRPCVGSINKERVAAQEAENGMMRVLENRSSVKAVFVGHNHGLDWCCPYKDKLWLCFARHTGYGGYGNWPRGSRILEISEVPFRIKSWIRMEDGTVHSEVNLTCDD